In Amia ocellicauda isolate fAmiCal2 chromosome 7, fAmiCal2.hap1, whole genome shotgun sequence, one genomic interval encodes:
- the LOC136753574 gene encoding claudin-18-like isoform X3 gives MATTICQTAGFLLAVLGVGAIIAATGMNNWSSQDRQGDVVTSIYTYKGLWNNCEVGSSGMTECRPFFTILGLPGSFQAVRALMIVGIVLGAIGVLIAIFALKCIKMGSMEDTAKANMTLTAGIMFILGGICAIAGVSVFANLIVTNFMFLTPQVAYGGSVQVRYTFGNALFVGWVGGAVLMVGGIMMCLACKGMVPEKSRFNAVSYKAPSHNTIYKSGQGYEDKSRQGYDEGYRARSEDGQRSAKFDYV, from the exons ATGGCCACCACCATATGCCAGACGGCCGGGTTCCTCCTCGCCGTTCTGGGAGTAGGAGCTATTATTGCAGCCACCGGCATGAACAACTGGAGCAGCCAGGACCGCCAGGGAGATGTGGTGACATCTATCTACACCTACAAAGGGCTGTGGAACAACTGCGAAGTGGGGTCCTCAGGCATGACTGAATGCAGGCCGTTCTTTACCATTCTGGGGCTGCCAG GTAGCTTCCAGGCTGTCCGAGCCCTGATGATCGTGGGAATCGTCCTGGGAGCCATCGGGGTGCTGATCGCCATCTTTGCCCTGAAGTGCATCAAGATGGGGAGTATGGAGGACACAGCCAAGGCCAACATGACCTTGACAGCGGGGATCATGTTCATCCTGGGAG GCATCTGTGCGATTGCTGGGGTCTCTGTCTTTGCCAATCTGATCGTGACCAACTTCATGTTCCTCACCCCTCAAGTTGCGTATGGAGGATCCGTCCAGGTCAG GTACACATTCGGCAATGCCCTGTTCGTCGGATGGGTGGGTGGAGCGGTGCTGATGGTGGGGGGAATCATGATGTGCCTGGCCTGTAAAGGCATGGTGCCGGAGAAGTCGCG CTTCAACGCAGTGTCTTACAAAGCGCCATCCCATAACACCATCTACAAGTCCGGTCAGGGGTATGAGGACAAGTCTAGGCAAGGCTACGATGAGGGATACAGGGCCCGCAGCGAGGATGGGCAGCGATCCGCCAAATTTGACTATGTGTAA
- the LOC136753574 gene encoding claudin-18-like isoform X2 gives MAVTLCQVMGFLLGVLGVAGIIAATGMDQWSTQDRFDDPVTAVYNYKGLWRTCGTQSSGLTECRPYFTILGLPGSFQAVRALMIVGIVLGAIGVLIAIFALKCIKMGSMEDTAKANMTLTAGIMFILGGICAIAGVSVFANLIVTNFMFLTPQVAYGGSVQVRYTFGNALFVGWVGGAVLMVGGIMMCLACKGMVPEKSRFNAVSYKAPSHNTIYKSGQGYEDKSRQGYDEGYRARSEDGQRSAKFDYV, from the exons ATGGCGGTTACCTTGTGCCAGGTGATGGGATTTCTGCTCGGGGTTTTGGGGGTCGCGGGGATCATCGCCGCCACTGGAATGGATCAGTGGAGCACCCAAGACCGCTTCGACGACCCAGTCACGGCGGTCTACAACTACAAGGGTCTCTGGCGGACTTGCGGCACACAGAGCTCTGGACTCACTGAATGCCGGCCTTACTTTACCATCCTTGGGCTGCCAG GTAGCTTCCAGGCTGTCCGAGCCCTGATGATCGTGGGAATCGTCCTGGGAGCCATCGGGGTGCTGATCGCCATCTTTGCCCTGAAGTGCATCAAGATGGGGAGTATGGAGGACACAGCCAAGGCCAACATGACCTTGACAGCGGGGATCATGTTCATCCTGGGAG GCATCTGTGCGATTGCTGGGGTCTCTGTCTTTGCCAATCTGATCGTGACCAACTTCATGTTCCTCACCCCTCAAGTTGCGTATGGAGGATCCGTCCAGGTCAG GTACACATTCGGCAATGCCCTGTTCGTCGGATGGGTGGGTGGAGCGGTGCTGATGGTGGGGGGAATCATGATGTGCCTGGCCTGTAAAGGCATGGTGCCGGAGAAGTCGCG CTTCAACGCAGTGTCTTACAAAGCGCCATCCCATAACACCATCTACAAGTCCGGTCAGGGGTATGAGGACAAGTCTAGGCAAGGCTACGATGAGGGATACAGGGCCCGCAGCGAGGATGGGCAGCGATCCGCCAAATTTGACTATGTGTAA
- the LOC136753574 gene encoding claudin-18-like isoform X1, protein MASTMFQMVGFVLSVLGLVAISATTGMNQWRIQDRYYTVVASVYTYSGLWYSCVGESIGQSECRPFYTVLGLPGSFQAVRALMIVGIVLGAIGVLIAIFALKCIKMGSMEDTAKANMTLTAGIMFILGGICAIAGVSVFANLIVTNFMFLTPQVAYGGSVQVRYTFGNALFVGWVGGAVLMVGGIMMCLACKGMVPEKSRFNAVSYKAPSHNTIYKSGQGYEDKSRQGYDEGYRARSEDGQRSAKFDYV, encoded by the exons ATGGCCTCCACGATGTTCCAGATGGTTGGGTTTGTGCTGTCGGTGTTAGGACTTGTGGCGATATCGGCTACAACAGGCATGAACCAGTGGAGGATACAGGATCGGTACTACACCGTGGTGGCTAGTGTTTACACCTATTCTGGACTGTGGTACTCTTGTGTTGGCGAATCAATTGGCCAGTCAGAATGCCGACCCTTCTACACTGTTCTGGGACTACCAG GTAGCTTCCAGGCTGTCCGAGCCCTGATGATCGTGGGAATCGTCCTGGGAGCCATCGGGGTGCTGATCGCCATCTTTGCCCTGAAGTGCATCAAGATGGGGAGTATGGAGGACACAGCCAAGGCCAACATGACCTTGACAGCGGGGATCATGTTCATCCTGGGAG GCATCTGTGCGATTGCTGGGGTCTCTGTCTTTGCCAATCTGATCGTGACCAACTTCATGTTCCTCACCCCTCAAGTTGCGTATGGAGGATCCGTCCAGGTCAG GTACACATTCGGCAATGCCCTGTTCGTCGGATGGGTGGGTGGAGCGGTGCTGATGGTGGGGGGAATCATGATGTGCCTGGCCTGTAAAGGCATGGTGCCGGAGAAGTCGCG CTTCAACGCAGTGTCTTACAAAGCGCCATCCCATAACACCATCTACAAGTCCGGTCAGGGGTATGAGGACAAGTCTAGGCAAGGCTACGATGAGGGATACAGGGCCCGCAGCGAGGATGGGCAGCGATCCGCCAAATTTGACTATGTGTAA
- the dzip1l gene encoding cilium assembly protein DZIP1L isoform X2 produces the protein MNSYRPFYRDHHYPPTIFSPAPYKMPGQLSPGEPLSSLGMMQQPWSPGVPLPLRFRARREGVDWRRFSALDVDRVAREMDVSTLQEYISEVTFCDLEAERCPHCRNPVDPVLFKILRMSQLSTEYLLHCQDYLSSQVMGLEERLRAVLSEREQERKEVARLESELKATCQESRRRKKMIDTQQLLLQASANNYHKCQFCDKTFVNYSCLQAHVQRRHPEITASERQKKRQVEDMEEGIEELRERLRLTQAKLEVEREADTLRKQRELDEQRHKEASVKEQLESWKEEERSKFYQEMSNMKKLIQEVYQNQASENSNIVAKIEDLLSSGVAASNLGTLRDEDERGAREARERELREKIRVCKKKLNDVQNQHLLEKEELQSENERLRSSLSSGQKAALQQVQQRTGSLTTALRQKDALIRSLEEKIKKLSARPVSARLSEMERTSVADVVMGSVPSAAPVVQDKESVEEEEEEEEEELSDRGDLRQRLLVFLKRNPKLVQEFRHITEQTLQEKLESMGLRTGTTGISKQTFKSLRATVAGQRQQKGMELVEMQSLRETLSQEVARRVRRLQKSQGASVPMPATPKGKIHRSPTRKKSSKPRPSPRSPSPRSPSPRLVQPQAPQPAPRTTVQHHTPRSRPQRSSPPFSSGDESVGDSAYITSPGSKAQAAVRTVQPGARQNRADPTEENWSDSEVWDGPYSPGSSRLPRSQESVVQSLAKSLDRAASSPRKKPAGGITVLSAARPSTAAKNQVKEDSDLEWSSIEEITPESSAPRGPGVRGSADSTSAWSSSASRGGVW, from the exons CCACGATATTCTCTCCAGCTCCCTACAAGATGCCCGGACAGCTGTCTCCAGGAGAGCCCCTCTCCTCCCTCGGCATGATGCAGCAACCCTGGAGCCCAGGGGTGCCGCTGCCCCTCCGCTTCCGGGCTCGGCGCGAGGGCGTGGACTGGCGTCGCTTCAGCGCCCTGGACGTGGACCGGGTGGCCAGGGAGATGGACGTGAGCACCCTCCAGGAGTACATCAGTGAGGTGACCTTCTGTGACCTGGAGGCGGAGCGCTGCCCCCACTGCCGCAACCCGGTGGACCCGGTCCTGTTCAAGATCCTGCGGATGTCCCAGCTCAGCACCGAGTACCTACTGCACTGCCAGGACTACCTGAGTTCCCAGGTGATGGGTCTGGAGGAGCGGCTGCGGGCGGTGCTGTCGGAGAGGGAGCAGGAGAGGAAGGAGGTGGCCCGCTTGGAGTCCGAGCTCAAGGCCACATGTCAGGAGAGCCGGCGCAGGAAGAAGATGATTGACACCCAGCAGCTCCTCTTGCAGGCCAGTGCCAATAACTACCACAAG TGCCAGTTCTGTGACAAGACGTTTGTCAACTACTCCTGCCTGCAAGCGCATGTCCAGCGCAGACACCCAGAGATCACAGCCTCAG AGAGGCAGAAGAAGAGGCAGGTGGAAGACATGGAGGAAGGGATCGAGGAGCTGAGGGAGAGACTGAGGCTGACGCAGGCCAAACTGGAAGTAGAGCGCGAGGCCGACACACTGAGGAAGCAGCGG GAGCTGGACGAGCAGCGGCACAAGGAGGCCAGTGTGAAGGAGCAGCTGGAGAGctggaaggaggaggagaggagcaaGTTCTACCAGGAGATGAGCAACATGAAGAAGCTAATCCAGGAGGTGTACCAGAACCAGGCCAGCGAGAACTCCAACATCGTGGCT AAAATCGAGGACCTTCTGAGCAGTGGCGTGGCCGCGTCAAACCTGGGAACCCTGCGCGACGAGGATGAGCGAGGGGCGAGAGAGGCCCGAGAGAGGGAGCTCAGAGAGAAGATC AGGGTGTGTAAGAAGAAGCTGAATGATGTGCAAAACCAACACCTGTTAGAGAAAGAAGAG CTGCAGAGCGAGAACGAGAGGCTGAGGTCGTCCTTGTCGTCGGGTCAGAAGGCCGCCCTGCAGCAGGTCCAGCAGCGGACCGGCTCCCTCACCACGGCCCTCAGACAGAAGGACGCGCTCATCCGCTCGCTGGAGGAGAAG ATCAAGAAGCTGTCTGCCAGACCGGTTTCAG CACGCCTTTCAGAGATGGAAAGAACATCAGTTGCAGATGTCGTGATGGGGTCTGTTCCTTCAGCTGCTCCTGTCGTCCAAGATAAAGAGTCcgtggaagaggaggaggaagaagaggaagaag agctcagtgaccgAGGGGACCTGAGGCAGCGGTTGTTGGTCTTTTTGAAGAGGAACCCCAAGCTTGTGCAGGAGTTCAGGCACATCACGGAGCAGACCCTGCAGGAGAAGCTGGAGAGCATGGGGCTACGCACA GGAACGACGGGCATTTCCAAACAGACCTTCAAGAGCCTGAGGGCCACGGTGGCTGGCCAGCGGCAGCAGAAAGGGATGGAACTGGTCGAGATGCAGAGCCTGAGGGAGACGCTCTCTCAGGAAGTCGCCAGGAGGGTGCGCCGCCTGCAGAAGAGCCAGGGCGCCTCGGTGCCGATGCCAGCCACGCCCA AAGGGAAGATCCATAGAAGCCCAACCCGAAAGAAGAGCTCCAAGCCCAGGCCCTCCCCGAGGTCTCCCTCCCCGAGGTCTCCCTCCCCTCGCCTCGTTCAACCCCAGGCTCCACAGCCAGCCCCCCGGACCACTGTCCAACACCACACGCCCCGCAGCCGTCCACAGAGGAGCAG CCCTCCCTTCAGCTCCGGGGACGAGTCGGTCGGAGACAGTGCGTACATCACCAGCCCCGGTAGCAAGGCGCAGGCCGCGGTCCGGACAGTCCAGCCGGGCGCCAGGCAGAACCGGGCCGACCCCACTGAGGAGAACTGGTCCGATTCGGAGGTCTGGGACGGCCCGTACAGTCCTGGCAGCTCCAGACTCCCTAGATCGCAAG AGTCTGTGGTCCAGTCACTCGCCAAGAGCCTGGACAGAGCGGCTAGCTCTCCAAGAAAGAAGCCTGCAGGTGGGATTACTGTGCTTTCAGCAGCCAGACCCAGCACTGCTGCAAAGAACCAAGTGAAG GAGGACAGTGACCTGGAGTGGTCCTCCATCGAAGAGATCACCCCAGAGTCCTCGGCCCCCAGGGGCCCGGGGGTGCGGGGCAGCGCCGACTCGACCAGTGCGTGGAGCTCCTCGGCCAGCCGGGGAGGAGTGTGGTGA
- the dzip1l gene encoding cilium assembly protein DZIP1L isoform X3, producing the protein MPGQLSPGEPLSSLGMMQQPWSPGVPLPLRFRARREGVDWRRFSALDVDRVAREMDVSTLQEYISEVTFCDLEAERCPHCRNPVDPVLFKILRMSQLSTEYLLHCQDYLSSQVMGLEERLRAVLSEREQERKEVARLESELKATCQESRRRKKMIDTQQLLLQASANNYHKCQFCDKTFVNYSCLQAHVQRRHPEITASERQKKRQVEDMEEGIEELRERLRLTQAKLEVEREADTLRKQRELDEQRHKEASVKEQLESWKEEERSKFYQEMSNMKKLIQEVYQNQASENSNIVAKIEDLLSSGVAASNLGTLRDEDERGAREARERELREKIRVCKKKLNDVQNQHLLEKEELQSENERLRSSLSSGQKAALQQVQQRTGSLTTALRQKDALIRSLEEKIKKLSARPVSARLSEMERTSVADVVMGSVPSAAPVVQDKESVEEEEEEEEEELSDRGDLRQRLLVFLKRNPKLVQEFRHITEQTLQEKLESMGLRTGTTGISKQTFKSLRATVAGQRQQKGMELVEMQSLRETLSQEVARRVRRLQKSQGASVPMPATPKGKIHRSPTRKKSSKPRPSPRSPSPRSPSPRLVQPQAPQPAPRTTVQHHTPRSRPQRSSSPPFSSGDESVGDSAYITSPGSKAQAAVRTVQPGARQNRADPTEENWSDSEVWDGPYSPGSSRLPRSQESVVQSLAKSLDRAASSPRKKPAGGITVLSAARPSTAAKNQVKEDSDLEWSSIEEITPESSAPRGPGVRGSADSTSAWSSSASRGGVW; encoded by the exons ATGCCCGGACAGCTGTCTCCAGGAGAGCCCCTCTCCTCCCTCGGCATGATGCAGCAACCCTGGAGCCCAGGGGTGCCGCTGCCCCTCCGCTTCCGGGCTCGGCGCGAGGGCGTGGACTGGCGTCGCTTCAGCGCCCTGGACGTGGACCGGGTGGCCAGGGAGATGGACGTGAGCACCCTCCAGGAGTACATCAGTGAGGTGACCTTCTGTGACCTGGAGGCGGAGCGCTGCCCCCACTGCCGCAACCCGGTGGACCCGGTCCTGTTCAAGATCCTGCGGATGTCCCAGCTCAGCACCGAGTACCTACTGCACTGCCAGGACTACCTGAGTTCCCAGGTGATGGGTCTGGAGGAGCGGCTGCGGGCGGTGCTGTCGGAGAGGGAGCAGGAGAGGAAGGAGGTGGCCCGCTTGGAGTCCGAGCTCAAGGCCACATGTCAGGAGAGCCGGCGCAGGAAGAAGATGATTGACACCCAGCAGCTCCTCTTGCAGGCCAGTGCCAATAACTACCACAAG TGCCAGTTCTGTGACAAGACGTTTGTCAACTACTCCTGCCTGCAAGCGCATGTCCAGCGCAGACACCCAGAGATCACAGCCTCAG AGAGGCAGAAGAAGAGGCAGGTGGAAGACATGGAGGAAGGGATCGAGGAGCTGAGGGAGAGACTGAGGCTGACGCAGGCCAAACTGGAAGTAGAGCGCGAGGCCGACACACTGAGGAAGCAGCGG GAGCTGGACGAGCAGCGGCACAAGGAGGCCAGTGTGAAGGAGCAGCTGGAGAGctggaaggaggaggagaggagcaaGTTCTACCAGGAGATGAGCAACATGAAGAAGCTAATCCAGGAGGTGTACCAGAACCAGGCCAGCGAGAACTCCAACATCGTGGCT AAAATCGAGGACCTTCTGAGCAGTGGCGTGGCCGCGTCAAACCTGGGAACCCTGCGCGACGAGGATGAGCGAGGGGCGAGAGAGGCCCGAGAGAGGGAGCTCAGAGAGAAGATC AGGGTGTGTAAGAAGAAGCTGAATGATGTGCAAAACCAACACCTGTTAGAGAAAGAAGAG CTGCAGAGCGAGAACGAGAGGCTGAGGTCGTCCTTGTCGTCGGGTCAGAAGGCCGCCCTGCAGCAGGTCCAGCAGCGGACCGGCTCCCTCACCACGGCCCTCAGACAGAAGGACGCGCTCATCCGCTCGCTGGAGGAGAAG ATCAAGAAGCTGTCTGCCAGACCGGTTTCAG CACGCCTTTCAGAGATGGAAAGAACATCAGTTGCAGATGTCGTGATGGGGTCTGTTCCTTCAGCTGCTCCTGTCGTCCAAGATAAAGAGTCcgtggaagaggaggaggaagaagaggaagaag agctcagtgaccgAGGGGACCTGAGGCAGCGGTTGTTGGTCTTTTTGAAGAGGAACCCCAAGCTTGTGCAGGAGTTCAGGCACATCACGGAGCAGACCCTGCAGGAGAAGCTGGAGAGCATGGGGCTACGCACA GGAACGACGGGCATTTCCAAACAGACCTTCAAGAGCCTGAGGGCCACGGTGGCTGGCCAGCGGCAGCAGAAAGGGATGGAACTGGTCGAGATGCAGAGCCTGAGGGAGACGCTCTCTCAGGAAGTCGCCAGGAGGGTGCGCCGCCTGCAGAAGAGCCAGGGCGCCTCGGTGCCGATGCCAGCCACGCCCA AAGGGAAGATCCATAGAAGCCCAACCCGAAAGAAGAGCTCCAAGCCCAGGCCCTCCCCGAGGTCTCCCTCCCCGAGGTCTCCCTCCCCTCGCCTCGTTCAACCCCAGGCTCCACAGCCAGCCCCCCGGACCACTGTCCAACACCACACGCCCCGCAGCCGTCCACAGAGGAGCAG CAGCCCTCCCTTCAGCTCCGGGGACGAGTCGGTCGGAGACAGTGCGTACATCACCAGCCCCGGTAGCAAGGCGCAGGCCGCGGTCCGGACAGTCCAGCCGGGCGCCAGGCAGAACCGGGCCGACCCCACTGAGGAGAACTGGTCCGATTCGGAGGTCTGGGACGGCCCGTACAGTCCTGGCAGCTCCAGACTCCCTAGATCGCAAG AGTCTGTGGTCCAGTCACTCGCCAAGAGCCTGGACAGAGCGGCTAGCTCTCCAAGAAAGAAGCCTGCAGGTGGGATTACTGTGCTTTCAGCAGCCAGACCCAGCACTGCTGCAAAGAACCAAGTGAAG GAGGACAGTGACCTGGAGTGGTCCTCCATCGAAGAGATCACCCCAGAGTCCTCGGCCCCCAGGGGCCCGGGGGTGCGGGGCAGCGCCGACTCGACCAGTGCGTGGAGCTCCTCGGCCAGCCGGGGAGGAGTGTGGTGA
- the dzip1l gene encoding cilium assembly protein DZIP1L isoform X1: protein MNSYRPFYRDHHYPPTIFSPAPYKMPGQLSPGEPLSSLGMMQQPWSPGVPLPLRFRARREGVDWRRFSALDVDRVAREMDVSTLQEYISEVTFCDLEAERCPHCRNPVDPVLFKILRMSQLSTEYLLHCQDYLSSQVMGLEERLRAVLSEREQERKEVARLESELKATCQESRRRKKMIDTQQLLLQASANNYHKCQFCDKTFVNYSCLQAHVQRRHPEITASERQKKRQVEDMEEGIEELRERLRLTQAKLEVEREADTLRKQRELDEQRHKEASVKEQLESWKEEERSKFYQEMSNMKKLIQEVYQNQASENSNIVAKIEDLLSSGVAASNLGTLRDEDERGAREARERELREKIRVCKKKLNDVQNQHLLEKEELQSENERLRSSLSSGQKAALQQVQQRTGSLTTALRQKDALIRSLEEKIKKLSARPVSARLSEMERTSVADVVMGSVPSAAPVVQDKESVEEEEEEEEEELSDRGDLRQRLLVFLKRNPKLVQEFRHITEQTLQEKLESMGLRTGTTGISKQTFKSLRATVAGQRQQKGMELVEMQSLRETLSQEVARRVRRLQKSQGASVPMPATPKGKIHRSPTRKKSSKPRPSPRSPSPRSPSPRLVQPQAPQPAPRTTVQHHTPRSRPQRSSSPPFSSGDESVGDSAYITSPGSKAQAAVRTVQPGARQNRADPTEENWSDSEVWDGPYSPGSSRLPRSQESVVQSLAKSLDRAASSPRKKPAGGITVLSAARPSTAAKNQVKEDSDLEWSSIEEITPESSAPRGPGVRGSADSTSAWSSSASRGGVW from the exons CCACGATATTCTCTCCAGCTCCCTACAAGATGCCCGGACAGCTGTCTCCAGGAGAGCCCCTCTCCTCCCTCGGCATGATGCAGCAACCCTGGAGCCCAGGGGTGCCGCTGCCCCTCCGCTTCCGGGCTCGGCGCGAGGGCGTGGACTGGCGTCGCTTCAGCGCCCTGGACGTGGACCGGGTGGCCAGGGAGATGGACGTGAGCACCCTCCAGGAGTACATCAGTGAGGTGACCTTCTGTGACCTGGAGGCGGAGCGCTGCCCCCACTGCCGCAACCCGGTGGACCCGGTCCTGTTCAAGATCCTGCGGATGTCCCAGCTCAGCACCGAGTACCTACTGCACTGCCAGGACTACCTGAGTTCCCAGGTGATGGGTCTGGAGGAGCGGCTGCGGGCGGTGCTGTCGGAGAGGGAGCAGGAGAGGAAGGAGGTGGCCCGCTTGGAGTCCGAGCTCAAGGCCACATGTCAGGAGAGCCGGCGCAGGAAGAAGATGATTGACACCCAGCAGCTCCTCTTGCAGGCCAGTGCCAATAACTACCACAAG TGCCAGTTCTGTGACAAGACGTTTGTCAACTACTCCTGCCTGCAAGCGCATGTCCAGCGCAGACACCCAGAGATCACAGCCTCAG AGAGGCAGAAGAAGAGGCAGGTGGAAGACATGGAGGAAGGGATCGAGGAGCTGAGGGAGAGACTGAGGCTGACGCAGGCCAAACTGGAAGTAGAGCGCGAGGCCGACACACTGAGGAAGCAGCGG GAGCTGGACGAGCAGCGGCACAAGGAGGCCAGTGTGAAGGAGCAGCTGGAGAGctggaaggaggaggagaggagcaaGTTCTACCAGGAGATGAGCAACATGAAGAAGCTAATCCAGGAGGTGTACCAGAACCAGGCCAGCGAGAACTCCAACATCGTGGCT AAAATCGAGGACCTTCTGAGCAGTGGCGTGGCCGCGTCAAACCTGGGAACCCTGCGCGACGAGGATGAGCGAGGGGCGAGAGAGGCCCGAGAGAGGGAGCTCAGAGAGAAGATC AGGGTGTGTAAGAAGAAGCTGAATGATGTGCAAAACCAACACCTGTTAGAGAAAGAAGAG CTGCAGAGCGAGAACGAGAGGCTGAGGTCGTCCTTGTCGTCGGGTCAGAAGGCCGCCCTGCAGCAGGTCCAGCAGCGGACCGGCTCCCTCACCACGGCCCTCAGACAGAAGGACGCGCTCATCCGCTCGCTGGAGGAGAAG ATCAAGAAGCTGTCTGCCAGACCGGTTTCAG CACGCCTTTCAGAGATGGAAAGAACATCAGTTGCAGATGTCGTGATGGGGTCTGTTCCTTCAGCTGCTCCTGTCGTCCAAGATAAAGAGTCcgtggaagaggaggaggaagaagaggaagaag agctcagtgaccgAGGGGACCTGAGGCAGCGGTTGTTGGTCTTTTTGAAGAGGAACCCCAAGCTTGTGCAGGAGTTCAGGCACATCACGGAGCAGACCCTGCAGGAGAAGCTGGAGAGCATGGGGCTACGCACA GGAACGACGGGCATTTCCAAACAGACCTTCAAGAGCCTGAGGGCCACGGTGGCTGGCCAGCGGCAGCAGAAAGGGATGGAACTGGTCGAGATGCAGAGCCTGAGGGAGACGCTCTCTCAGGAAGTCGCCAGGAGGGTGCGCCGCCTGCAGAAGAGCCAGGGCGCCTCGGTGCCGATGCCAGCCACGCCCA AAGGGAAGATCCATAGAAGCCCAACCCGAAAGAAGAGCTCCAAGCCCAGGCCCTCCCCGAGGTCTCCCTCCCCGAGGTCTCCCTCCCCTCGCCTCGTTCAACCCCAGGCTCCACAGCCAGCCCCCCGGACCACTGTCCAACACCACACGCCCCGCAGCCGTCCACAGAGGAGCAG CAGCCCTCCCTTCAGCTCCGGGGACGAGTCGGTCGGAGACAGTGCGTACATCACCAGCCCCGGTAGCAAGGCGCAGGCCGCGGTCCGGACAGTCCAGCCGGGCGCCAGGCAGAACCGGGCCGACCCCACTGAGGAGAACTGGTCCGATTCGGAGGTCTGGGACGGCCCGTACAGTCCTGGCAGCTCCAGACTCCCTAGATCGCAAG AGTCTGTGGTCCAGTCACTCGCCAAGAGCCTGGACAGAGCGGCTAGCTCTCCAAGAAAGAAGCCTGCAGGTGGGATTACTGTGCTTTCAGCAGCCAGACCCAGCACTGCTGCAAAGAACCAAGTGAAG GAGGACAGTGACCTGGAGTGGTCCTCCATCGAAGAGATCACCCCAGAGTCCTCGGCCCCCAGGGGCCCGGGGGTGCGGGGCAGCGCCGACTCGACCAGTGCGTGGAGCTCCTCGGCCAGCCGGGGAGGAGTGTGGTGA